A single window of Rubripirellula lacrimiformis DNA harbors:
- a CDS encoding arylsulfatase: MNRRVPVFLLALMWLSFSWGGDIASSQSSAAEPLAGSRPNVILVMTDDQGYGQMGRHGHPWLRTPNMDAMYDVSTRFTRMLVAPTCAPTRSAIMSGRHPMKNGVTHTILERERMALDTVTLPQVLGQAGYKSGIFGKWHLGDEDEYQPDHRGFDEAFIHGAGGIGQSYDCSCADAPGNKYVDPVIRHNGSFVKTKGFCTDVFFDAALGWIRKCQADDQPFFAYIVTNAPHSPFIAPKANADRFKAMGFKNGQAGFYGMVENIDENVGKLMGKMGDWGLLENTLVIFMSDNGTVGSGIGKPGMVIGKTADGTPLKAYNAGMTGLKGSVDEGGCRVPFLVRWDGHVQPGQDVDRIAAHLDIFPTIAALAGAELPKDQVEGRSLLPLIENPSADWSDRFLFSHRGRWKTGEDPGLSQWKDFAVRNQRFRMVGNRLFDMQEDPGQSKDVADDHPEVVAAMRSAYEQWWSETRPMMVNEDAPMCPVRPFHEAYRQQLATSGIPDWNPPPLN, encoded by the coding sequence ATGAATCGTCGCGTTCCTGTATTCCTGCTTGCGCTCATGTGGCTTTCATTTTCGTGGGGCGGGGATATCGCGTCTAGCCAATCATCGGCCGCCGAACCGTTGGCTGGATCGCGTCCCAACGTGATCTTGGTGATGACCGACGACCAGGGTTATGGCCAGATGGGGCGGCATGGACATCCGTGGCTGCGGACGCCCAACATGGACGCGATGTATGACGTCAGCACTCGCTTCACGCGGATGCTAGTGGCCCCGACCTGTGCACCCACGCGTTCGGCGATCATGTCTGGCCGACATCCGATGAAGAACGGCGTGACCCATACGATCCTAGAACGCGAACGCATGGCCCTGGATACGGTGACGTTGCCGCAGGTACTGGGCCAAGCCGGTTACAAGTCGGGGATCTTCGGCAAATGGCACCTAGGGGACGAAGACGAATACCAACCGGATCACCGTGGCTTTGACGAGGCCTTTATTCACGGCGCCGGCGGCATCGGACAATCCTACGATTGCAGTTGCGCCGACGCGCCGGGCAACAAGTACGTCGACCCCGTGATTCGACACAACGGTTCGTTTGTCAAAACCAAAGGCTTTTGCACCGACGTGTTCTTTGATGCTGCATTGGGGTGGATTCGAAAGTGCCAGGCGGATGACCAACCCTTCTTTGCGTACATCGTTACCAACGCACCCCATTCACCGTTCATCGCGCCCAAGGCAAACGCGGACCGATTCAAAGCGATGGGTTTCAAGAACGGCCAAGCCGGTTTCTATGGGATGGTCGAAAACATTGACGAGAACGTCGGTAAGCTGATGGGCAAAATGGGTGACTGGGGGCTGCTGGAAAATACGCTGGTGATCTTCATGAGCGACAACGGAACCGTCGGTTCGGGGATCGGCAAACCCGGCATGGTGATCGGAAAGACCGCCGACGGGACTCCGCTGAAGGCCTACAACGCCGGGATGACAGGGTTGAAGGGCAGCGTCGACGAAGGCGGCTGTCGGGTGCCGTTCCTGGTCCGCTGGGACGGTCACGTCCAACCCGGGCAAGACGTCGATCGGATCGCCGCTCACCTGGACATTTTCCCCACGATCGCCGCGCTCGCCGGTGCCGAACTCCCCAAGGATCAAGTCGAAGGTCGCAGCCTGCTGCCGTTGATCGAAAATCCGTCGGCCGACTGGTCCGATCGGTTCCTGTTTTCTCACAGAGGACGTTGGAAGACCGGCGAAGACCCTGGGCTTTCGCAGTGGAAAGACTTTGCCGTCCGCAACCAACGCTTCCGGATGGTCGGAAACCGTTTGTTCGATATGCAGGAAGATCCCGGTCAATCCAAGGACGTCGCGGATGACCATCCCGAAGTGGTCGCCGCCATGCGTTCGGCCTACGAACAATGGT